Proteins encoded by one window of Porphyromonas vaginalis:
- the rpsB gene encoding 30S ribosomal protein S2, whose amino-acid sequence MSQVSFDQLLEAGAHFGHMPRKWNPAMAPYIFMERNGIHIIDLHKTVAKIDECAEIIKNMASSGKKILFVGTKRQAKDPVAELAKSVGMPYVTERWPGGMLTNFPTIRKAVKKMAQIDKMREDGTYNNLSKRERLQLDRQQAKLDKNLGSIRDMNRLPNALFVVDVMREHIAVREAQRLGIPVFAIVDTNANPKDVDYVIPANDDSTQAIELIISAMCQAINEGQVEYKAIKAEKEAEEAAELAPSGRRQRTGARRERIRPANAEAEREEEGAEEAAPETVEAEETAPANEEAANQQ is encoded by the coding sequence ATGTCACAAGTATCATTTGACCAGCTACTAGAGGCTGGTGCACACTTTGGCCACATGCCACGTAAGTGGAACCCCGCTATGGCTCCCTACATCTTTATGGAGCGCAACGGCATCCACATTATCGACCTGCACAAGACTGTCGCTAAGATCGATGAGTGTGCTGAGATTATCAAGAATATGGCCAGCTCGGGCAAGAAGATCCTCTTCGTCGGCACCAAGCGTCAGGCTAAGGATCCTGTTGCTGAGCTCGCTAAGAGCGTAGGGATGCCCTACGTTACAGAGCGTTGGCCAGGTGGTATGCTCACCAACTTCCCCACGATCCGCAAGGCTGTCAAGAAGATGGCTCAGATCGACAAGATGCGTGAGGATGGCACCTACAACAACCTCTCCAAGCGTGAGCGCCTACAGCTCGATCGCCAGCAGGCTAAGCTAGACAAGAACCTCGGCTCTATCCGCGACATGAACCGTCTGCCTAACGCTCTCTTCGTTGTAGACGTTATGCGTGAGCACATCGCTGTACGTGAGGCTCAGCGTCTAGGTATCCCCGTATTTGCTATCGTCGATACGAATGCTAACCCCAAGGATGTCGACTACGTCATCCCAGCTAATGATGACTCTACACAAGCTATCGAGCTGATCATCTCGGCTATGTGCCAAGCTATCAACGAGGGCCAGGTAGAGTACAAGGCTATCAAGGCTGAGAAGGAGGCTGAGGAGGCTGCTGAGCTAGCTCCCTCAGGACGTCGCCAGCGCACAGGTGCTCGCCGTGAGCGCATCCGCCCCGCCAATGCTGAGGCTGAGCGTGAGGAGGAAGGTGCTGAGGAGGCAGCTCCCGAGACTGTAGAGGCTGAAGAGACTGCTCCAGCTAATGAGGAAGCAGCTAACCAACAATAA
- the tsf gene encoding translation elongation factor Ts gives MSVTIEDIKKLRKMTGAGLSDCKNALNETAGDFEKAIEIIRAKGKAVAAKRSDREAAEGCVLAAHSEGFAAIVSLQCETDFVAKNEGHIALTQQILDVAMKEQPATKEELLQLPLADGRAVAEHITDRIGSTGEKMELGSYEYLKAPYTTSYIHFGNKLAAIVAFNEAIDQEMAREVAMQVASMNPVAVCEKDVPAHVLEEERKVAMDRARESGKPEAICERIVEGSIQKFYKESTLLHQPFVRDNKMDVQGYLHTASKTLTATGFKRVNLNED, from the coding sequence ATGAGCGTAACAATTGAAGATATCAAGAAACTTCGTAAGATGACCGGTGCTGGTCTCTCTGACTGCAAGAATGCACTCAACGAGACTGCTGGAGACTTTGAGAAGGCTATCGAGATCATACGTGCCAAGGGTAAGGCTGTCGCAGCTAAGCGTTCTGACCGTGAGGCTGCTGAGGGCTGTGTCCTAGCAGCACATAGCGAGGGCTTTGCAGCCATCGTATCACTCCAGTGCGAGACTGACTTCGTTGCTAAGAACGAGGGTCACATCGCTCTCACACAGCAGATCCTAGACGTGGCTATGAAGGAGCAACCCGCCACTAAGGAGGAGCTACTCCAGCTACCTCTAGCTGATGGACGTGCAGTCGCTGAGCATATCACCGACCGCATCGGTAGCACGGGTGAGAAGATGGAGCTGGGTAGCTATGAGTATCTCAAGGCTCCCTACACCACTTCCTATATCCACTTCGGCAACAAGCTGGCTGCTATCGTCGCTTTCAACGAGGCTATCGATCAAGAGATGGCTCGTGAGGTAGCTATGCAGGTAGCGTCTATGAATCCAGTCGCAGTCTGCGAGAAGGACGTACCAGCTCATGTCCTAGAGGAGGAGCGCAAGGTAGCTATGGATCGTGCTCGTGAGAGTGGCAAGCCTGAGGCTATCTGTGAGCGCATCGTCGAGGGCTCCATACAGAAGTTCTACAAGGAGAGCACGCTACTCCACCAGCCTTTCGTCCGTGACAACAAGATGGATGTACAGGGCTACCTGCACACCGCATCTAAGACGCTGACGGCTACAGGCTTCAAGCGTGTCAATCTAAACGAAGACTAA
- the rplM gene encoding 50S ribosomal protein L13, with the protein MNTLSYKTQSATKESAQKEWLVVDAEGQRLGRLCSIVAKILRGKYKPCFTPHADCGDNVIIINADKIELTGNKWDTPSYLTFSGYPGGQRIFSPRDFQKKSSRKLFEKVLKGMLPKNKLGAELLTHVRVFDGPDHTMEGVQPRKIDINTLK; encoded by the coding sequence GTGAACACATTAAGCTATAAAACACAATCCGCCACCAAGGAGTCTGCTCAGAAGGAGTGGCTCGTGGTAGATGCCGAGGGGCAGCGTCTCGGACGCCTCTGCTCTATTGTTGCTAAGATACTGCGTGGCAAGTACAAGCCTTGCTTTACACCTCATGCAGACTGCGGTGACAATGTTATCATCATCAATGCCGACAAGATCGAACTTACAGGCAATAAGTGGGACACCCCAAGCTATCTGACCTTCTCAGGCTATCCTGGAGGGCAGAGGATATTCTCCCCAAGAGACTTCCAGAAGAAGAGCTCTCGCAAGCTCTTCGAGAAGGTGCTCAAAGGGATGCTCCCTAAAAACAAGCTCGGTGCTGAGCTGCTGACGCACGTCCGGGTCTTCGATGGTCCCGACCACACTATGGAGGGTGTACAGCCCCGTAAGATCGATATCAATACACTTAAATAA
- a CDS encoding ribonuclease H family protein: MSAKQRKWYVVWEGYQPGIYDDWQDCKMQIEGFQGAKYKSYPTAEQAQEAFELGYDEGRKLGQQHRVAKPESNKLQVQHSVEQAPDQLIGDKIAPKGFLNHSIAVDGACSSNPGVTEYRGVYTFSHAELFRAVIPWGTNNIGEYLAIVHALALMEQGKLPPLPIYSDSKVALGWVAQARCRTRLDSTDPRSAKTYELIVRATHWLKTHTFRVPLLKWDTVAWGEIPADFGRK, translated from the coding sequence ATGTCAGCCAAGCAGCGCAAGTGGTACGTCGTATGGGAGGGTTATCAGCCAGGCATCTATGATGATTGGCAGGACTGCAAGATGCAGATCGAGGGCTTCCAAGGGGCTAAGTATAAGTCCTACCCCACGGCAGAGCAAGCGCAAGAGGCCTTCGAACTAGGCTACGACGAGGGACGCAAGCTGGGACAGCAGCATCGTGTTGCTAAGCCTGAGAGCAATAAGCTACAAGTGCAGCACAGTGTGGAGCAAGCCCCTGATCAACTCATCGGAGACAAGATCGCGCCCAAAGGTTTCCTCAACCACTCGATAGCTGTCGATGGTGCCTGCTCGTCTAACCCAGGTGTGACGGAGTATCGTGGCGTCTACACCTTTAGCCATGCGGAGCTCTTTCGAGCGGTGATCCCGTGGGGTACGAACAACATTGGCGAGTACCTAGCCATCGTGCACGCCTTGGCGCTTATGGAGCAGGGCAAGCTCCCGCCTCTGCCTATCTATTCCGACAGCAAGGTGGCACTCGGCTGGGTGGCTCAGGCACGTTGTCGCACGCGACTGGACTCGACGGATCCACGTAGTGCTAAGACCTACGAACTGATCGTGCGTGCCACACATTGGCTGAAGACGCACACCTTTCGGGTACCACTGCTGAAGTGGGACACAGTCGCTTGGGGCGAGATCCCCGCAGACTTCGGCCGTAAGTAG
- a CDS encoding IS110 family transposase translates to MKYFFIGIDVSKEKLDATMIHYESESDSEQQLAYTTVENNPKGFRSLVSWSKKNAGRRVKTDTMLFCCETTGGYDRALCDWLYGNGLNIWRESALQIKRSMGLRKGKDDKADSEMIAYYALRFRSQATLYKPLDGNMRSLRDLFLYRQSLVAERQAKMVSSKEKQHISSKSKVDNFIYRDAQKGIDILTKSIKKCECRMLEIIKEDEEMYRNYLHLISCKGVGLITSVMLIIYTDNFKSWNAKKMASYCGIAPFYESSGSSVFHKANTSGYSNRRLKGILTQAARSAITYNPTLRQYYLRMKAQGKPYGVILNNVNNKLVHILFSLVLHDCDFELDHEAKRALRA, encoded by the coding sequence ATGAAATACTTTTTCATCGGCATCGATGTATCCAAAGAGAAACTAGACGCCACAATGATTCACTACGAATCTGAATCAGACAGCGAGCAGCAGCTCGCCTACACTACAGTAGAAAACAACCCTAAGGGGTTCCGGAGCCTCGTCTCTTGGAGTAAGAAGAACGCTGGTCGAAGAGTCAAGACCGACACCATGCTCTTCTGCTGTGAGACTACAGGAGGATACGATCGCGCACTCTGCGACTGGCTCTACGGCAACGGCCTAAACATCTGGCGCGAAAGTGCTCTGCAGATCAAGCGCAGCATGGGTCTGCGCAAAGGCAAGGACGACAAAGCCGACTCAGAGATGATCGCTTACTACGCCCTACGCTTCCGCTCCCAAGCCACTCTCTATAAACCTCTGGACGGGAACATGCGTAGCCTACGTGACCTCTTTCTCTATAGGCAGTCTCTAGTTGCCGAGAGACAGGCTAAGATGGTTAGTTCCAAGGAAAAACAGCACATCTCTAGCAAGTCTAAAGTCGACAACTTCATCTACCGAGATGCTCAGAAGGGCATCGACATCCTGACCAAAAGCATCAAAAAGTGCGAGTGCCGAATGCTTGAAATCATCAAGGAAGACGAGGAGATGTACCGCAACTACCTGCACCTCATTTCCTGCAAAGGAGTGGGCCTCATCACCTCTGTCATGCTGATCATCTACACCGACAACTTCAAGAGCTGGAATGCCAAGAAGATGGCTAGCTACTGCGGTATAGCACCCTTCTACGAGAGCTCTGGGAGCTCAGTCTTTCACAAAGCCAACACAAGTGGCTACAGTAACCGACGGCTAAAAGGAATCTTGACCCAAGCAGCCCGAAGTGCCATAACGTATAACCCAACATTAAGACAATACTACCTACGCATGAAAGCCCAAGGCAAGCCCTACGGGGTCATCCTCAACAATGTCAACAATAAGCTCGTACACATTCTCTTCTCGTTGGTTCTGCACGACTGCGACTTCGAGCTGGACCACGAAGCGAAGAGAGCTCTTCGAGCCTAG
- a CDS encoding tetratricopeptide repeat protein has translation MGLFSRFKKSNKKSPVSTEEVEQETTDVTQEVAEQATDPKADTLKANTLKFDALRALKIGEVDFAIRALHTSLEEIDDPECRLYLAQALQRKPDLAGSLAELTTILEAYPDYPMALYEATKVSNGLDQHSETIAYAERALATELETAQQAELHRMKAQAQLALSESEQALATIDQALQLTDEVPLYWLIKVKVLIALERWEEALAVALETAEKFPEEERAYLYEGLITYHEGDKERAEHAFRQVVETDPFNVEGYMHLTHLVEELRGKEAAADEMEQALDMIPQPTRALLEYAASLYKECDRTELYEGVQQMLVDLPDDAETKAGEVNFANLYAGGFY, from the coding sequence ATGGGACTATTCTCACGCTTCAAGAAATCAAATAAAAAGTCTCCTGTCTCAACCGAAGAGGTTGAGCAGGAGACGACTGACGTCACGCAGGAGGTAGCGGAGCAAGCAACGGACCCCAAGGCGGATACGCTCAAGGCGAACACGCTGAAGTTTGACGCGCTCCGGGCACTCAAGATAGGTGAGGTGGACTTTGCGATACGCGCTCTGCACACTTCGCTGGAGGAGATCGACGACCCTGAGTGTCGCCTTTACCTAGCGCAGGCTTTGCAACGCAAGCCCGATCTAGCGGGTTCATTGGCTGAGCTGACGACCATACTAGAGGCTTATCCTGACTATCCGATGGCTCTCTATGAGGCGACCAAGGTCTCTAACGGACTGGATCAGCACAGCGAGACGATTGCCTACGCTGAGCGCGCCTTGGCGACCGAACTGGAGACGGCACAGCAAGCTGAGCTGCACCGTATGAAAGCGCAGGCGCAGCTGGCTCTAAGTGAGTCTGAGCAAGCACTCGCGACCATCGACCAAGCATTACAGCTGACGGATGAAGTGCCCCTTTACTGGCTCATCAAGGTGAAAGTGCTGATAGCACTGGAGCGTTGGGAGGAGGCTTTGGCGGTTGCTCTAGAGACGGCGGAGAAGTTTCCCGAGGAGGAGCGAGCTTACCTCTACGAGGGTTTGATCACTTACCACGAGGGCGACAAGGAGCGTGCTGAGCATGCTTTCCGACAGGTGGTGGAGACGGATCCCTTCAACGTGGAGGGCTACATGCACCTGACGCATCTCGTGGAGGAGCTACGGGGCAAGGAGGCTGCTGCCGATGAGATGGAGCAGGCTCTGGATATGATCCCCCAGCCGACCCGTGCGCTCCTAGAGTATGCCGCCTCACTGTATAAGGAGTGCGACCGCACGGAGCTGTACGAGGGAGTGCAGCAGATGCTGGTGGATCTTCCTGACGACGCTGAGACAAAGGCGGGTGAAGTCAACTTCGCCAATCTGTACGCTGGTGGCTTTTACTAG
- the rpsI gene encoding 30S ribosomal protein S9, which yields MEQINAIGRRKAAVARVYLTEGSGKITINKKDIANYFPSSILQYIVKQPLLKLEVADKYDVMINLTGGGFKGQSEAARLGIARALIKINPEDKATLRAAGFVTRDPRVVERKKPGRPKARKKFQFSKR from the coding sequence ATGGAACAAATCAATGCTATAGGTAGACGTAAGGCTGCAGTAGCCCGCGTATATCTCACAGAGGGTTCGGGCAAGATAACGATCAATAAGAAGGATATCGCTAACTACTTCCCCTCATCAATACTTCAGTACATTGTGAAGCAACCTCTCCTCAAGCTAGAGGTGGCTGACAAGTATGATGTCATGATCAACCTCACGGGTGGAGGCTTCAAGGGACAGAGCGAAGCAGCTCGTCTTGGCATCGCTCGTGCACTGATCAAGATCAACCCTGAGGACAAGGCTACGCTGCGTGCAGCAGGCTTCGTAACACGTGATCCACGTGTCGTAGAGCGTAAGAAGCCAGGACGTCCTAAGGCTCGTAAGAAATTCCAGTTCAGCAAGCGTTGA
- a CDS encoding transketolase family protein has product MSNEMTDQTLSTQQQPMSIAERAADNLRALAISMVERAKSGHPGGAMGGADFIQVLFSEQLRYDPRNPEHPSRDRFFMDPGHMSPMLYAQLALAGFFTMDELAAFRSWGSPTPGHPELSRSRMIENTSGPLGQGHTYAVGAAIAAKFLQHRLGDTLMPQRIYAFISDGGIQEEISQGAGRIAGDLGLDNLIMYYDCNDIQLSTRVEDITAEDVAAKYDAWGWNVFEVPGNDPAALSQVLQDAIETSEETGAPTLIIGYTNMAYKAVDEEGNPLANLIATHGQPISKAGASYAKTMQALGADPDNPFTIYEDVAAFYAERRKELIAYWDGQYKIQEQYKKEHPDQAKLYDRWFAAEPTYDVAWQEIAQKANQATRAASATVLSELAKRVDNMIVASADLSNSDKTDGYLKGTKALQADDFSGKFLQAGVSELTMAALCVGITLHGGMRAACGTFFVFSDYMKPVVRMAGLMEQPVIFIWSHDSFRVGEDGPTHEPVEQEAQIRLLEHLHNHSGRRALQVLRPADVHEATVAWQMAMENLHTPTALILSRQNIQDLPNPTYERACQLKRGAYVVSDTTPAGDTPDLTLIASGSEVSTLVQAAELLKGKGYKLRIVSVPSEGLFFDQPEAYRESVIPTKGARFGLTAGLPVTLLRLVGDMEHIHGLESFGFSAPYTVLDEKLGFTAEAVAQRIEELCR; this is encoded by the coding sequence ATGAGCAACGAAATGACTGATCAGACTTTATCAACCCAACAGCAGCCTATGAGCATCGCTGAGCGTGCTGCCGACAATCTCCGTGCCCTCGCCATCTCAATGGTCGAGCGCGCTAAGAGTGGCCACCCCGGTGGAGCTATGGGCGGAGCGGACTTTATCCAGGTCCTCTTCTCCGAGCAACTGCGCTATGACCCACGTAACCCAGAGCACCCCTCGCGGGATCGCTTCTTTATGGATCCTGGGCACATGTCGCCAATGCTCTACGCTCAGCTGGCGCTGGCGGGATTCTTTACGATGGACGAGCTGGCAGCCTTCCGCTCGTGGGGCAGTCCTACGCCTGGACACCCAGAGCTATCGCGTAGCCGTATGATCGAGAACACGAGTGGTCCGCTGGGACAGGGACACACCTACGCTGTGGGTGCAGCCATCGCAGCGAAGTTCCTCCAGCACCGTCTTGGTGATACGCTGATGCCACAACGTATCTACGCTTTTATCTCTGATGGCGGTATCCAAGAGGAGATCAGTCAGGGTGCGGGGCGCATCGCTGGCGACCTAGGGCTGGACAACCTGATCATGTACTACGACTGCAACGACATACAGCTCTCGACGCGTGTCGAGGATATCACGGCTGAGGACGTTGCGGCTAAGTATGATGCGTGGGGCTGGAACGTCTTTGAGGTGCCGGGCAATGACCCAGCAGCGCTGAGTCAGGTGTTACAAGATGCTATTGAGACTTCCGAAGAGACAGGCGCGCCGACGCTTATCATTGGCTATACCAATATGGCTTACAAGGCGGTCGATGAGGAGGGTAATCCGCTGGCTAATCTGATCGCAACGCACGGCCAACCGATCTCTAAGGCGGGTGCTTCGTATGCTAAGACGATGCAGGCACTGGGTGCTGACCCAGACAATCCTTTCACCATATATGAGGATGTGGCTGCCTTCTACGCTGAGCGTCGCAAGGAGCTAATCGCCTACTGGGATGGTCAGTACAAGATTCAGGAGCAATACAAGAAGGAGCACCCTGATCAGGCGAAGCTCTATGACCGTTGGTTTGCTGCAGAGCCTACCTACGATGTGGCTTGGCAGGAGATAGCTCAGAAGGCTAATCAGGCTACGCGTGCCGCCTCGGCAACGGTACTGAGCGAACTGGCCAAGCGGGTGGACAATATGATCGTTGCCTCTGCCGACCTCTCGAACTCGGACAAGACGGACGGCTATCTCAAGGGTACGAAGGCACTTCAGGCGGACGACTTTTCCGGCAAGTTCCTCCAGGCGGGTGTCTCGGAGCTTACGATGGCTGCGCTCTGCGTGGGTATCACCCTGCATGGCGGTATGCGTGCGGCGTGCGGTACCTTCTTTGTCTTCTCAGACTATATGAAGCCCGTCGTTCGTATGGCTGGGCTGATGGAGCAACCGGTCATCTTCATCTGGTCGCACGACTCCTTTAGGGTTGGTGAGGACGGGCCTACGCACGAGCCGGTCGAGCAGGAGGCGCAGATACGTCTCCTCGAGCATCTGCACAATCACTCGGGTCGTCGTGCCCTACAGGTGCTACGCCCTGCCGACGTACATGAGGCTACGGTCGCCTGGCAGATGGCTATGGAAAACCTCCACACGCCGACAGCCCTCATCCTCTCTCGCCAAAACATCCAGGACCTACCTAACCCCACCTATGAGCGTGCTTGTCAGTTGAAGCGTGGCGCTTACGTGGTCTCTGATACGACGCCTGCTGGCGATACGCCCGACCTGACGCTCATCGCCTCGGGTAGTGAGGTGAGTACGCTAGTGCAGGCTGCTGAGCTACTTAAGGGCAAGGGGTACAAGCTACGCATCGTCTCGGTACCGAGCGAAGGGCTCTTCTTCGATCAGCCTGAGGCGTATCGTGAGAGCGTGATCCCCACTAAGGGCGCACGCTTCGGTCTGACCGCTGGGCTACCTGTGACGCTCCTCCGCCTAGTCGGTGATATGGAGCATATCCACGGGTTGGAGAGCTTCGGCTTCTCCGCTCCCTACACGGTACTCGATGAGAAGCTCGGCTTCACCGCTGAGGCGGTGGCACAGCGTATCGAGGAGCTTTGCCGCTAG